Within Phocoena phocoena chromosome 9, mPhoPho1.1, whole genome shotgun sequence, the genomic segment tgaacaaTCTACCCCACTAAGATTCTTGCTACAGTTTTTGTTAAACTCAGCATTATTTTCATAGAATCTATCATCTTTAGCTTCATCAATCTTTTCCTCAGCTGGAGCTGTATGACAAAGGTCCATATCCTGAATGGAGTCCAATAAATCTACAACATGGGGCTGTGGAGTGATTGATTTCAGATGTCTGAGCACATACTCTTCACACTGGCCAACTGCATCCAgaagattatttattttactgatcaAAGCCGAACTATTATCATGAAGGTGACACCAGGAGAGCAAAGCACTGAACAAAAATATAAGCAAgagttaaatagaaaaaaaattaaacaaaggcttttAGAATTTTTGATGCTAAGGCTTACATGTTTCTTTTCCAGATAACACCATGCAAAAATTATTAATAACAGTAATGCAAGTCAAAATCAGGAAAGTAATGATGGTAAAACAGGATTAAAAATATAGGGACAGTATCTTTCAATAGGAATTAAACAATTGGACTTAATCATATAAACTGTTTATAATTCATAacccctccttcacagctctacATCCACTCTTCctgattttagattttttccccttatgaCTGTGTAGCTTCTGTTGAAGAAGGATACAACTAACAGAAAGATCTGAAAAATTAGTTTCTCCTTTAAGGACATCAACCACCTTTTAAACTAGTGACTCTCAATCTTggatgcacattagaatcacctgggaaactttTAAACTCATCAAAACTCAGGTCACACCtgagaccaattaaatcagaatctctgggggtattattttttttaaagcttcccagcTGTAACAAGCTGCAACcaaggttgaaaaccactgttctaaACATATAGCTACTTGCCATCCAAACTGAAggttaggggggaaaaaaaagttttgagacAACTTTACCTTTCCAACTTTGTTACAGAGTAGACACTTTGCTGAGCTAACTAACAATTTTATTGAAGAAGGTTAGATTTCTTTTAgtcctaataattatttttctttaattttttagtatagacagttttattttttgacatttcaGATCATTCACGTCATGAAATAATGGTTGTTATGAAAagtaatgatgttttaaaaaatgtgtaagatTTACCAGTAGCTTATAAAAGATTAACTTGATGTGACGATAAACATGTGATCATTTTCCTACTTTAGTATAGTATAAATGCTGATTCCTGATAGCTGAATTTTAGAAAACCTCAATGTAatcaatttttcctttgttttgacaACTTTTgttttataccttttaaaaatcaatgattcCTTGAAGCAGTTTGTTTTTCTCGATAGAGGGCAGTTGAAAAGGTATAAAGCATCAAAGAGGACAAGCCTGCCATGCTCCTAGCTCCATGTGCCATTTGATCACTTGGTTCTGATACATGCCATTATTGCTATGGAATCTTGACAGGTGTTCAAAATTTAGGACTAaagtaaatggaatcatttttctGTTACCAGCTATAATTTTCATCATGTACTTCTAGTCTAGACATCTGTTTTATCGTGTTCTGCTACATGTGGAAGACTAAAAGCTTTATTCAAAACCTTAAGTTTTTTATTACTTTGAGATACAGACTGGTGGTAGTTCAGGTAGCAAAATATAGACACTTCCTATCATTTCTTTGCAGTAAAATACAACACCTGGCTCACATATTAAAGTGGATGAACTTTTGACTTTTTGAAGGCGATTTTATTCTATGCTCTGCAGCACTCTTGTGGATTTAACAATAGGAAAAGCACTTCACTTTAAACGCTTTATTTTTACATACTACTTTAATAAAAATCCTCCAGTAGTACTGAGGTTAAAATAATTCAGcatttaagctttaaaaattacCTCAATGTTCCTCTGAGTTGTCCATAGTTCATAATGACTTCTGCACCTTCCTTATAACCTTGATTGAAACCTTGTTGAAGAGTAACTGCTTTGCCAGCTTCTATTCCATCTCTATAGCCTTcctaaaaataagaaagtaatgAAGAATTACAGTTGTAACTAACACCAAGTAAACCACTGTAGGTTTTTCTAGAAAGTCATAGAACCAATTTGGAAGACTGATGAAACAGGCCTCTACTGGGTTATTTAACAACACGGTTCTAGAACATATGGCATAACCACACAACCAAAGTAGACTACGCTTCTCATAAACGTTTATTATTGGTTTATCCCATTTTTGAAGTCTAGACTTATtgggcacatttaaaaaatttttttatttatttttggctgcgttgagtcttcgttgctgcgcgcgggctttctctagttgcagtgggcgggcttctcactgcggtggcttctctcgttgcggagcacgggctctaggctcgcggggttcagtagttgtggctcgcgtgcttggttgctccgcagcgtgtgggatcttcccgggaccAGGGacggaacccgtgtcccctgcgttgacaggcggattctcaaccactgcgttgggcacattttaaaatactgactcTATACAGTTTTACAAAACGCAGTGTTAGCAGTAGCTCCACAGAGAGGAAACATGGGGAATTACGTGTTTGATCCCCTTAGCAACTGGACTGGCGTGGGTGGGTGACGCAGGGCAGTAAGGTCTTGGAACGGAAGTAGGGAAAGAGGAAACTGGTTTAGCAAAAGGACCATGAGAGGTCTGGTTTGAGAAATTCTGCTTGATACCTAAATTCAAGTAAAATGCAAATCCTCTGTGGGCAGGGATTTTTTTGTCTGGCCCCAGCACTCAAAAGATGCTCGGTACTGACTGGCCTCGCCTCAGCCTCATGTAAAGCATTTCTGACACTGACAACATGGTTGTTATGCTAAACAAGTACTATTTTACTGAAGCATTAAACAAGCGCAGTTTTAGTGGCAACTTAATGGTTGCCAAGGATACTAGCTGGAAGGGACCGCACCCTTCGGTCCTCCCCCTGAACTAGGCGCTGAAGGCTCCACCTGGAAACTGGGGGTGTGGTATAAAGCCGAGTCTCAACAGTGAGACAACTGCGAGATGGATAATTGACACccgacaaattaaaaaaacaaaacccaacatgAATACTCCCTTACCTAGCCATCAGGATTCCACGTTAGCTTTGTCTTACTGCCCTTcgacaacattcttttttttttttctcggtacgcgggcctctcaccgctgtggcctctcccattgcggagcacaggctccggacacctaggctcagcggccatggctcacggggcccagccgctccacggcatgtgggatcctcccggaccggggcacgaacctgtgtcccctgcatcggcaggcggactctcaaccactgcgccaccagggaagccctcgacaACATTCTTAAGTGCACTTTTTCCAGCTGTCCTGATTACCACCACTCCTAACTTTAGGCTCCCGAGCTCTTCAATCAACCCATGTCAAGTGCGTACATGTCCTCTGACAGCCATAATTAGACACACACAGTCAGTGTATACgtttctcccccatccccttccctctgGTCCTCATCAAACTCAAATCTCTTCAAAGCCTAAGACAAAGTTTATTTTGTTCGCCGCCCCCCCAGTGTCCAACGCGCCCCGCGGGCGCTCTAGGAACGCGTCCTGTGGTGTTGCGCGCTTTCAAGTAACCCATTGGGAAACCCTAGCAGGACGCGAGCAGGACTGCATAATGAGGGGGTAGGGAGGGCAGCGCCGGGTCGGGCCCGGACCACCCGGCCCTCTCCTCTCGGGTCCCCGCCTCTTCACAACGTCGTGCGCCTCTCCTCACAACCCGGTACAGCAAGGGACGCCCACCCCCTCCACGCAGCTTTACTTTGACTCGTCTCTGCATGTGGCTCCGCCATTCCCGCTGCACCAGGACCGACTCGTCAGCTTCCTCGTCAAAAACGTCCCTCTCCTCTCCAGGACCCTGGACCAAAGAAGCGGCTCGCAACCACGACATCACTGAGGAACCCTCAGAAGCGCCGGCACCGGAAATGCCGGGAATTCCTTCCGGTCCGCGGGGCGGGGCGAAGACTGAGGAGGGTGGGTTGCCTCGCGGGATGGCTGCGCGTGCGCGTTGAAGTGCGCGTGGGTGTGCGCGGTGTTTCGATGTTGGGAGGACGTCCCGGGAGGATTTTGAATCCCGGTAGGGTCTTGCCTCCCGCCCGAACCTTTTTGCTACCTGGTGTTGTGGCAGCTCCCTCACTTGACTCGAAGTGTGGGCGTGCACTTATTGTGGGCGAGGCAGATTCCTCCCTAGTGGGGCTTGTCCGGCCTTGACCTCTGCAGAAGGCGGTGCCTACCCTCAGTGAAACCCTGTCCCTTCCCACCAAGGTCTCTACAGGGGTCGGGTTTTGGAGACGGGCGCATTGGCAAAACCTTTCAAGGTAGTTCTTTTGAGGGATTTTGTCTTAAAATCCCCCTCacggcttctctggtggtgcagtggttaagaatccgcctcccaatgcaggggacaccggctCGAgacctggtatgggaagatcccacatgcctcagcgcaattaagcccacgtgtcacaactactgagcctgcgctctagagcccgtgagccacaactactgagcctgcgcgccgcaacttctgaagcctgtgtgcccaaagccagtgctcctcaacaagagaagccaccgtgatgagaagcctacgcacagcaacgaagagccgcaactagagaaagcccgcgtgcagcaacaaagacccaactcagccaaaaataaataattttaaaaataaataaataaaaataaaatcccccTCAGTACATTTAAAGGTTTGGAcaaaccaactttttttttttttcttcggtacgcgggcctctcactgttgtggcctctcccgttgaggagcacaggctccggacgcgcaggctcagcggccatggctcacaggcccagccgctccacggcatgtgggatcttcccggactggggcacgaacccgtgtcccctgcatcggcaggcggaccctcaaccactgcgccaccagggaagccccagcccaaCTTTTTTAATTGTAGGAGTGTGGAATGAAGTACAATAAGATCAAAAAGTTAGATACTGTGGCCATTTTGAGATCGATAAATAGTGTATTTATAAAACGAATTGTATTTCTCATTGATTCACAGTATCTTGTGCTGACTCCAGTTCCTTCTCAAATAACAGAAAAGACTATTTGTGAGGACAGGGACTTGTTTATCTGTATGTGCTCAGCACCAGCACTGTTATGACCCATAGTAGATGTTGAAACATGTTAGTGAATGAATGGAACCGGCAGTATTCCTGTTTTGCCCTTTGCGTGCTCACGTGGTAATGATGACTTATTTAGCTAACatattttcttgaataattaccttgtgccaggcaccattaTAGGTTTttgggatacatcagtgaacaacaCAGACAAAAGTCCCAGTTCTGGTGGACTTGACATTCATGTAGAGTTGACAGAGGATAAACAATAAACACTATATAAGTAAATTATACAGTTTTTTACAAGATAATaatgctatgaaaaaaattttaaagcaagcaAAGTAAAGAGAGCTATATGagtatgtgtgtgagtgagagcGGTCGGGTGGTACAGGTTATAATTTTAAGTATCCAGAGAgaaattttttgtatatatatttttaatatatgaaaaaatatatatttggtaggTTCATGGAATATGTATAAAAACATTGTATACTTTGCCACAAAAAtaccttaataaactaaaaagaataaagatttttaCAGGTCATATTCTCTGATCATAATACAACAAAATTGGTAATGAATACTAAAAATGACCCCAATAATTTTAActgtaatttaaatataatattggaCATTATAAGCACCTTCCTAAACAACATTtggatcaaaaaggaaataaaaattaaaacaacatattcaacaaataattgaaatcagATACTTCCTACCAAAATAACTTGGGAACAAATGAAAGCTACCCTATGAGGCAATTCTGTAGGCTTTGATGTCtttattattaaagaagaaagaaaaaaaagacaaaattattataCATCTTAATTAGAAGCAAAATGGTAGTAAGGGaagcaataaagaaaacaattgaaattaataaaatagaaaaaacccTCAAACCTCATAAGTAAatccaaaagctggttctttggaaataccaataaaacagacaatccTTTTTTGACcctgattaaagaaaaagagaacaaaattatacaagatagaaatgagaaagaaggtaacaatagagaaaaaattcaaatattataaaTCACTAACTAAAACTCAAGAGTAACACATTTGAAAACTTAGCTGATATGAGTAACTTCCTAATAAAATTGATCCAACAAGTAGAAAACCTGAAGAAACTAATTACCATAGAAAAATTGGAGATTAAATATCTACTATAAAAAATAGCATGGAGACTTGACAATTTCACAGTTAAAGCTTGAAatcctttttaatctttaaagaaTGACAgataattaaatgttattttttactcTTCTAGGGCACAGAAAAAGATAGAAAGTCACTAAATCATTTCATGAAACCAGCTTTACTGTTACCTGCTAAAGCTAATatgaaaaaaccccaaagttcaAGTTAGCTTATGAATATGTATTCAAAAGAGAATCCAGTACCttatcaaaggaataattcaaGAGGTTTTATTTCATGAAAGCAAACTGTGCAATATTAGGAAATCTGTAAGTATATTTCATTGCATCaacaatttgaaggagaaaatccatatgttgtactaataaaagtggaaaagtcatttgaaaaattaaaaaaatcaatcttagcaaaacaaaatagaaagaatagaaagaaattacaaattgATAAGGACTTTATAAAAAAGTCCAACAGCAAGTACTATTCTAAACACTGAGATATTAAGCTATTTCCTTTAaagtagggaaaagaaaagacatcTGGTGATCACCATGATTATTCAAGATTCTTTTGGAGACTAGTGAATGCAAGAGAGAAGTAATCTGTATAAATGTTGGATAATAAGAGATGAAGTTATTTATTTGCTGTTGATGTGATTGTATGCCTAGAAAATCCAAAGGATTTTGGTTAAAAACAACTGAATAAGGGAATTTGATAAGGTCTCTGGatataagaaatataaacagaccaatagtCTCTTTATTTTCTAACAGTAACCATCTAGAAATGTAGATGAGATAAATATTCCACTTGCAATACCAACGAATACTATTAGATATAGTCTTTATATATTCAGTATTCGGTATTTATTTAGTATAGTATTTATAAATGTtgggaatacattttaaaaactcaattttattgaggtataatctaCATGTGGTAATATGCATACATTTTGAGTtgcagtttgatgagttttgacaaacatataTACCTGTGTAACCGTCAcccaatcaagatatagaaattTCCATCACCCTAGAAAATTCCCTCATACTTCTTTGCAGTCAATCATCAATGCCTCACAGAGGCAACCCCAATCTAATTTCTATCAATCACTCAAGATTAGTTTTGCCAGTTTTAGAACTTCATAAAAATGGGATCACATATGTCCTTTTATGTATTTGGCTTCTTTGACTCGAAATAacgtttttgagattcattcatgtgaTTGCATGTACCATGCAAAGAACAAaggtttgttctttgtttttgctaAGTGCTcttttcattgtatggatatagcaTGGTTTGTCCATTCACTTGTTGGACATTTGGACTGGCTGtcgtgaataaagctgctatgaacattcttgtacaggtCATTTTGTGTACACATGTTTTCTCTAGGGTAAATATCTAGAGGTGGAGGTGGAATTGTTGAGCCAGGTGGTAAGtataaatttaactttataagagaCTGCCaacctgttttccaaagtgattgtaccactTTACACCTCCACCAGCATCGTATACGAGTGTCAGTTGCCCTACCTGTTCCTCACTTGGAAAGAACTGtcagtcttattttttttaatctttaaaaaaattaacctaaaaaacctgtaaaattaaaaaaattatagttgatttacaatgttgtgttagttttaggtgtacagcaaactgattctgtttatatatatatatatgtatatatatattattttttagattcttttccattatagtttattataagtgTGTCCATAAAGCTCATAACTTAAAGCCCATCCCGACAACAGATGGGCACCAAGGCAATTGCTACAGCTTATTCTTTTATCCTTACTttcatttaatagatatttgttgagtgcccaGTGAGACGGGGCCACAATACCCAGCAGTGTAAACAACAGATTTGCTTTCACCAAGCATTCATCCTTAAGTTACCTGAATGGCGTTTGCATTCTGTGAAAGGCCTCTCCACGTTGCCTACGTCATCCTTGGCACAAAACTTTTTTCACAGAAGGCAGCCCGATGCCCCAACAGCAGCTATCCGCATAATCGGCAGGTTAATCAGCAGGTGAGCTCAGGTGTTCGCTGACTTGTGGAATCTTGTCGTGGGGACAATGTGCCAGTATTGCTCTGGACTCATCACTGAAGAATGGCACTCTACTTGCGTCCATGACCAGACTTGCGGCTTATACCTcagcaatttatttaaattataaaccCCTCCAGTGCCCTTCAGTGGCTTCATCTGGGTTGTGCTGGCCCCCAGTGGGCAGGATGGGCATGAGGTGGGTGGCCAAGGATGCCGTGTCTGCACGGCTGCTGGAGGCACTGAGTGAGTCTGGGGCCAGCCTCCTGCTGTCTGCTGGGGCTGAGGCAGGAGGTACCACAGTTCAGCAGTGACCTAATTCTCTCCACAGGCAGCTTGAATGAGTAGGCGGAGCCTGTGTCAGTCCCTGGCCCAGCAGGCCTGGGCAGCTGCTATCTGATCCCAAGACGGGGAGGAACATGGGCCCTGCCCTAGGCGTGACACAGCCTCCCAGCTGGGGCAGGGCCCGCAGCACCTCGGGGCAGCTCAGGTTTGGCTAAGTTGTGGTGAGGGAGATTCCTTTCCCCTCCCAGTCTGGGGTTTAACCCGACCCCAAGGTTgttctctgacacacacacactcacacacacacacacctctctcctcctcccacagcTTAGCATGaatctttgtttcttattttcttgatttgtCTTTGTTGATGTTTTTATTTGGGGGCTGGCTGAGCCGGAGGGTCAGAAATCTGCCTTTGCCCACACTACTTGGCATTCTGGTTTTGGTGGTATGCGTAGCTTTGAGTTTTTCTATGctggttttatttatattaaacccCTGGTTGGTGTACAAACTTGCTCAGTGCTTTATTGAACCAAGACCCTCGCAGATGACTCATCTGGGCCTTCAAGAAGCCCTGCCCATTTCCTGAGATTCAGAATCCAGACGTGGCTGGCCTTGGTTTAACTGCTTCCATGACATTTCCTTTTGAATATCTCCAAACCTTAAAGCGTAAAGATTTTGtccacacagacagacacacgtATACTCCTGCTGCAGGCTGTCACGCTCACTGAGACACTTTCAACTCAGCTGTTTGCGGACAAGGCATTGTGCATCCGtggccatccatccatccatccactcttTCGtttgtccatctgtccatccatgaCAAGACAGCAGCAAGTTCTGACATGGTTCAGGCCCCAGGGTTCACAGCAGTGAGGGCTGGGCTTCCAGTGGCCTCAGAATGCAGGCCTGAGCCCTCACCCAAGGGCCTCCGCAGATAATAACATCCCTTTCTGAGGCAACAGAAGCCAGGGCCAAGTGGGTTATGAAAGTTTGAGTCTTTAACCCCAACTGGACGGGGGACGTAAACCTTAGCCTGTGACTATCCTGAGatgggcaaaaagaaaaaaaaaaaaagacaaatcaagCCTACAGATAACACTGAAACAGGAGAGAGTAAGAGTTCATGTCTGTGCTGGAGGTGTTCATATAGAGGgacaggaaagagggaaagagaaaggggaacgTGGTGCACACACTCAGGAGTGCTGTCGAGGGCCTGGGGTACAGTACTGACTCCTAGGGCAGGGAAGAGTAGAGCTGTGGCCCAGCCTAGGGGGCTGTAGCTTTCTCTCAGCCTCATACATACAAACAAAGCCGCTAGAAAAAAGGGGGCTTTTCTGGATACAGGAAGACAAGGGGTTAACctaaacaataaagagaaaaaacccaaaaaggcTCCTGCTAGACACtctattgagtggagttccctgtgctatacagtaggtccttgttgtttacctattttacgtatagtagtgtgtatatgttaatcccaaactcctaatttatccctctccccattttcccctttggtaaccattagtttgttttctatgtgggtctatttctgttttgtatataagttcttttgtatctttttttttattattccacatataagcgatatcatatgatacttgtctttctctgtttggcttacttcacttagtatgaaaatctctatatccaaccatgttgctgcaaatggcattctttcattctttttcatggctgagtagtattccattatgtatatgtatgtgtgtgtgtgtgtatgtatgtatatacatacatataccatgtcagtctttttaatattAGCTATTCTGATACTTGTGTGgtgatatcttactgtggttttaatgttcattttccagatgatttATGatattgaaaatcttttcatgtgcttatttgtcatttgcatattttaaaaaatgaagtttttgcccatttaaaaaaattgggttgGGCCTTTCATGGTGgtcgagtggttaagactctgcacttctactTCAGGGGGTACGGGTTTAACCcttggttggggaattaagatcttacatgccatgtggtgcagccagaataaataaacaaataaataaaataaaataaaattgggttgtcttatttttgtgttttaaattttctttatattttctgggtATAGGTCTTTTGTCAGATACATGAATTACAAATAAGTTCTTTGCATTCGTTGTATTCATCAGACAGTTGTGGAGATAGGGTTAGGAGTTCGTGAAGTTTTTGGGTAGAGAGGGAGCATAATGCCTGCAGAAGATAAAAAGAGGAGAGAGCATGATTAGGCACAGAAAGCCTATGTAAAGGGTGCTGATCTGATCCCTGTGATAGggtaggaagggaggagggagtggggtaGGGCAGAGGGGGCTTCAGATTGGTGTGTAGATCTGGCAAAGTCTTGGCCAACATAAAAGGGGGCTCTGAAACAAAGGGCAAAGAGGTGTCCTGCGTTAGGTACACATGGCCATGCTCAGGGGATGCCCTGAAAGAGTGTGGCCTTGGCTAGAAATCTGAGGGGCAACGTGTAGGCGCTTACAGACGGAGGCTGACAGCTATACTTCTTTGTCAAGACCCTGATGATCTTTCAAGGTCCTTTTGAGTTTGTGATTCTAGTTCTTCCAAaagagctttccttttttttttttttttttaaatgagctgtAAATAATAATGACATTTCCTGCATGCATTTTGGTGTCACAGTGTGAACTTACTCAAAGTATTTAGTAAACTTATCTTGCAGTTCAATATCTCATATAAATACTCTATGATGAGGTCAACCTTTAGGATTCACTCTGTTCTTTTCCTGTTCTTCTGCTTATCAATcatccttgtcttttctttcaaAGCCTCAACAATTCTTTTTTATGTCCTTCTATTTCCCATCTCCTGCTAAGTTTCATCCTTTATCTCCGTCTTCCACACTTTATTTGTGCCTTTTGCAAACTGCTATTTTGTAGTTGGTATAATGAACTCTTAAGAGGGCACAGACCTTTTCTCTATTCCTCTTCAGTTTCTAGCATACTGGCTTTAATCATGAAGTCTGTAGCAACCAGCCAGCAGAACTCCGAATTTCTGTATGTCAAGGGAAGGGACTTTTCCTTGTCCCTCCTAAACTTTCATATGTTCTCTGAACATCTCTGGTGTCCAGTGACTAAGCCTTTGGgctctgtcttttaattgcttATATCAGATTTTTCTCTAAGACTGTAAAATATGTATTGGAATAATAAAATTGTTGTTATTGGTGAAAATGATAGGAGAGCATTAAAAATATGGCTTCTAAAGAGAAGGCCTTAGAATAAAGGCAGTAGATAATAGGTAGATCTTGGGCAGTTTTgcctcctttattttaaagtattgtgTCTATAGAAGGTCCTAGTTATAATATAGCCGTCAAAGCTAAGAGGAAAAGTATTAGTCCAATATAGAATGTTTCTAATGAAAGGATGAGGTAGCCATTTCAGACAGGAAGCCTGATTGATCTTTCTAATGGCCTACTGATGGACGGCTGTGTCTAATAGCATTTAAGCATGTTCAAGTCTGTCTAATCTTAAAAACAAATCCTTCCTCAACCCAAGCTCTCCTCTAGCTAttgctctctgcctctctttctctttgcagCTGAACTTCTCAGACGAGTCAGTGTCTCCACTTCTCCACCTCTCACTTTTCAACCCACTGCAATCCAGCTTCCAACTCCACTATTCCACTTGAAATgggagtgaggggtggggggaaagttCCACAAAATTTTCGCCGATGACTCTCAAATCTCTTGCTCCAGCCCAGGTCTTCTCTGCACATCAAACTCATGTATCCAAGTGTCTACAGGATGTCACCGCTTAGATTTACCATATGGATTTTAATGCATCGCATCTGGATTTGCCTTTTTACTTTCAAAGCTCTTCCTCCTCTTATGTTCTCTAGCTCCTCGATGCTCAAACTGTGGAGCAGGCACTTGTAGCATCAGCATCAcgtgggagcttgttagaaatgcagagttcCTGGTCCCATCCCAGACCTATCGAATCGGGAGTCCGCATCCTCAGGTAACTCATAGGCAcagtcaagtttgagaagcattgcaGCTCACTGAATGGTCACCACATCAGCTCATTCTCCACGTTCTAAGTATTTCTCACATTTTccagtattttctctattctcacTGCCCCTTCCCTGGTTCAGGCTACCATCCTGCTTTACCTGGATGTTATGACAGCTTCTTAACTGGTCCCCCTGCCTCACGTCCGGTCTCCCTTCCAGTCCATTTCCCCTACTCAGCTGGAACATGATTCCTAAAGCAAAATCTGACAGGGCCTTCCCTTGCTTAATTTTCTTCAATACTTTCTGATGGTTCTCAAGATAAATTCCTCATTAGCTTTCTGATCAGTTTTCTGGCCTCACTTCTTGCTACCTTTTACTCGCTATGTCCATTTTCAGGCCTTTGCCGcataatttttcttctgcctagTAATGTAGCCTCTCCCTCTACCAAAGGCTACTTATATGTCAGGTCTTAACTTAGATGTCACTTTCATTTGGAAGCTTTCTCTGATCTCCCAAGTCTGAATGAGTTGTTCCTTTTATGTGTGTCTTTATCACCTTATATTATAAATACCTAATTGTCTTCACTCCCTGCTAGACTACAAGATCTTTGAGGCAGGAACTGTGTGTCCTAGTTAACTACTTTATCCTTATTGCCTAGTAtaatcctcaataaatatttattaaataagtgaatgaatttcATTAAAACTTCTTTGAACACTGTATTCTAAGCAATTCCATGTTCCAGTTATAATTATGTAGTAATAAACTGTCTATAAATCCAGATTAAATTAAGTAAGAATTTACTAACATTAGGATGTTACAGGGGAAGGTAAGGTACTTAGGCAAGACACAGAAAGTTATAATAAAAAATCACAtttcatggatttaaaaaaacttttcctttcaattttgtaAC encodes:
- the YAE1 gene encoding protein YAE1 homolog; this translates as MSWLRAASLVQGPGEERDVFDEEADESVLVQREWRSHMQRRVKEGYRDGIEAGKAVTLQQGFNQGYKEGAEVIMNYGQLRGTLSALLSWCHLHDNSSALISKINNLLDAVGQCEEYVLRHLKSITPQPHVVDLLDSIQDMDLCHTAPAEEKIDEAKDDRFYENNAEFNKNCSKNLSGVDCSSLKYCRTQERAHSENPSLTWILEQTASLVKQLGVSVDILRHLKQL